The following proteins come from a genomic window of Bacteroidota bacterium:
- a CDS encoding NAD(P)H-dependent oxidoreductase — translation MNKIAIILGSTRPNRNGEAVAKWVNEIASHRNDTKFELVDIKDFNLPLLDEPIPAMQGQYSKEHTKKWAATIASFDAFIFVTPEYNHGIPGALKNAIDFLYREWNNKAAGFISYGSTGGTRSVEQLRLVMGELMVADVREQVVLSLGTDFINYNEFKPNQVHEKEVNTLLDQVIAWGAAMKTLRV, via the coding sequence ATGAATAAAATAGCCATCATATTGGGCAGCACTCGTCCGAACCGAAATGGAGAAGCTGTGGCCAAATGGGTCAATGAAATTGCGAGCCATCGCAACGATACAAAGTTTGAATTGGTAGATATAAAGGATTTTAATCTTCCACTTTTGGACGAACCGATACCGGCAATGCAGGGCCAGTATTCTAAAGAACATACGAAGAAGTGGGCCGCAACGATTGCTTCGTTTGATGCCTTTATTTTTGTCACACCGGAATACAATCATGGTATTCCCGGTGCGCTTAAAAACGCTATTGATTTTTTATATAGAGAATGGAATAACAAAGCCGCGGGATTCATCAGCTACGGAAGTACGGGCGGAACAAGGTCTGTAGAACAATTGCGTTTGGTCATGGGAGAGCTTATGGTGGCTGATGTTCGTGAACAGGTCGTCCTTTCGTTGGGTACTGATTTCATCAACTACAACGAGTTTAAGCCGAATCAAGTTCACGAGAAGGAAGTCAACACCTTGCTTGATCAGGTTATCGCCTGGGGTGCGGCGATGAAAACGCTGCGGGTATAA
- a CDS encoding GxxExxY protein, with amino-acid sequence MELQHEQLTGNIINAFYKVYNTLGAGFLEKVYENALLLELRNRGIKCMPQQQVKVHYEGLQVGFYVADIIVEDILIIEIKAAESICEQHEYQLINYLRATDLQLGLLLNFGKSPQFKRKIVSSIPRKLKESV; translated from the coding sequence ATGGAATTGCAGCATGAACAATTGACAGGAAATATTATTAATGCCTTTTATAAAGTTTACAATACTTTGGGTGCTGGATTTTTGGAAAAAGTTTATGAAAACGCTTTGTTATTGGAGCTAAGGAACAGAGGAATTAAGTGCATGCCTCAGCAACAAGTAAAAGTACATTATGAAGGCTTGCAAGTGGGTTTTTACGTTGCCGACATAATTGTAGAAGATATACTTATTATAGAAATTAAAGCTGCAGAAAGCATATGCGAACAACATGAATATCAACTCATCAATTATTTAAGAGCGACCGACCTTCAACTTGGCCTGTTACTTAACTTTGGAAAATCACCACAATTCAAAAGAAAAATTGTATCCTCAATACCGCGAAAATTAAAAGAATCCGTGTAA